A region from the Chelmon rostratus isolate fCheRos1 chromosome 6, fCheRos1.pri, whole genome shotgun sequence genome encodes:
- the rps13 gene encoding 40S ribosomal protein S13, which translates to MGRMHAPGKGLSQSALPYRRSVPTWLKLTSDDVKEQIFKLAKKGLTPSQIGVILRDSHGVAQVRFVTGNKILRILKSKGLAPDLPEDLYHLIKKAVAVRKHLERNRKDKDAKFRLILIESRIHRLARYYKTKRVLAPNWKYESSTASALVA; encoded by the exons ATGGGTCGCATGCACGCTCCCGG AAAGGGCTTGTCCCAGTCAGCTCTGCCTTATAGGCGCAGTGTTCCCACT TGGCTGAAGCTCACATCTGATGATGTCAAAGAGCAGATCTTCAAGCTGGCCAAAAAGGGTCTGACCCCTTCTCAGATTG GTGTGATTCTGAGGGACTCCCATGGTGTGGCCCAAGTACGCTTTGTCACTGGCAACAAGATCCTGAGGATCCTCAAGTCCAAGGGTCTGGCCCCTGACCTGCCTGAGGATCTGTACCACCTCATCAAGAAGGCTGTGGCAGTCAGGAAGCAtctggagagaaacagaaag GACAAGGATGCCAAGTTCCGCCTGATTCTCATCGAGAGCAGGATCCACAGGCTGGCCCGTTACTACAAGACCAAGAGAGTACTGGCCCCCAACTGGAAGTA TGAGTCCTCTACAGCTTCTGCTCTGGTGGCATAA
- the ppp1r15b gene encoding protein phosphatase 1 regulatory subunit 15B, producing MATIDGPGKGSERTAMERFGNGGMALLPWTKQMLTVLWEQLRLLVQVIYYTFMSVFQMFRFEVHVRITDETGQHIQHMSTAANPTESFLFSSLFDGDNSVMVGGSNPLSNFCADVDPFAGKSTAEALLSGLRADDLCCGLVDDFVSRTASREDSIFLGHQSSWKMGFPADWNIFVSSGDSSSSGDGCHKSERAFKQDISKENVFKQDTSEEERSSPWSSEEDQNVVEFDSEESKALWESLSKSSDPYNPFFFSACISTSTNMGKSKSEAGDSSDTDLMSVSKASEEVLGPRGLNIWVSRSDSESSWSSWASSDGSSPGIDEESERLLEFFSSPDPYNPMCFTACTVSSTSPQNTTSAISKQQASLPAPPSRSDTDTEEKESSFLPSSEDDEEEQLWKSLCPKDDPYHPLNFQACLQSSPTAALQSGEGPVVHQAKNPAMKGKKSRATKPSLPERHLKHHSHPEKTLVPWKRPGQTPESLPEEKKQSKSSTTQKKVRFSPLVQVHVLRTWPFARQASRKGHWEEMARDRDRFRRRIQETGQAIGHCFTQTHRESIRAYLDGALK from the exons ATGGCTACGATTGATGGTCCCGGGAAGGGTTCTGAACGGACAGCGATGGAGAGGTTCGGTAACGGAGGGATGGCTCTTCTGCCGTGGACGAAACAGATGCTCACCGTACTGTGGGAACAGCTTCGGTTGCTGGTTCAGGTCATATACTACACCTTCATGTCAG TTTTCCAGATGTTCAGGTTTGAGGTTCACGTGAGAATCACAGACGAGACGGGTCAGCACATCCAGCACATGAGCACGGCTGCAAACCCAACCGAGTCCTTCCTGTTCTCCTCGCTGTTCGACGGAGACAACAGCGTGATGGTCGGAGGTTCGAACCCCCTCTCCAACTTCTGCGCCGACGTTGACCCGTTCGCTGGGAAATCCACCGCTGAAGCCTTGCTGTCCGGTCTGCGTGCTGATGATCTGTGTTGTGGACTAGTGGATGATTTCGTGTCCAGAACAGCCAGCAGAGAAGACAGTATCTTTCTAGGACACCAATCCAGCTGGAAAATGGGCTTCCCTGCCGACTGGAACATCTTTGTATCGAGCGGCGACAGCTCTAGTTCAGGCGACGGCTGCCATAAAAGCGAGAGAGCCTTCAAACAGGATATTTCAAAGGAGAACGTTTTCAAACAGGACACTTCAGAAGAGGAGCGGAGCTCTCCCTGGAGTAGTGAGGAAGACCAGAACGTAGTAGAATTTGACAGCGAGGAAAGTAAGGCGCTTTGGGAGTCTCTGTCAAAATCGAGTGATCCTTACAAccccttctttttctctgcgtGCATTTCAACAAGCACGAACATGGGGAAAAGTAAAAGTGAAGCAGGGGACAGCAGTGACACTGACCTCATGTCAGTGAGCAAGGCCAGCGAGGAGGTGTTGGGGCCTCGAGGCCTCAACATCTGGGTCAGTCGCTCTGACAGCGAGAGCAGTTGGAGCAGTTGGGCCAGTTCTGACGGTTCCAGCCCCGGCATTGATGAGGAGAGCGAGAGGCTCTTGGAGTTTTTCAGCAGTCCAGACCCCTACAATCccatgtgtttcactgcatgcaCAGTCAGCAGCACATCACCCCAGAACACCACCAGCGCCATCTCTAAGCAACAGGCCTCACTTCCTGCGCCTCCCTCCAGGtcggacacagacacagaggagaaggagagcagcTTTCTTCCTTCGTCTGAAGATGACGAAGAAGAGCAACTGTGGAAATCTCTCTGCCCAAAGGACGACCCGTACCACCCCCTCAACTTTCAGGCCTGCCTCCAGAGCTCCCCAACGGCAGCACTCCAGTCTGGAGAAGGTCCAGTTGTCCACCAGGCAAAAAATCCAGCCATGAAGGGCAAGAAATCCAGAGCCACCAAGCCCAGTCTGCCAGAGAGACATTTAAAGCATCACTCCCATCCAGAAAAAACGCTGGTGCCCTGGAAAAGACCCGGACAAACACCTGAGTCACTgccagaggagaagaagcaaAGCAAGAGTAGCACCACTCAGAAAAAG GTTCGATTTTCTCCTCTCGTCCAAGTCCACGTCCTGCGGACCTGGCCGTTTGCAAGACAGGCGTCTCGTAAAGGACACTGGGAGGAAATGGCACGAGACCGGGACCGCTTCCGGAGGCGAATCCAAGAAACAGGGCAGGCCATCGGCCACTGCTTCACCCAGACCCACAGAGAGAGCATCCGGGCGTATCTGGACGGTGccttgaaataa